In bacterium, a single genomic region encodes these proteins:
- a CDS encoding metallopeptidase family protein: MRRAAFERLVAQALDGLPPRFAERLRNVAVMVEARPSREIAAELGGDILGLYQGASELEQSPMAPYELPEIVVIYQQNIEAICRSDAEIIDEVRKTVIHEVGHHFGLSDEEMEE; encoded by the coding sequence GTGCGCCGCGCCGCATTCGAGCGTCTGGTCGCGCAGGCCCTCGACGGATTGCCCCCCCGTTTTGCCGAACGGCTCCGCAACGTCGCGGTGATGGTCGAAGCGCGACCGTCGCGCGAGATCGCCGCGGAACTCGGCGGCGACATCCTCGGCCTGTACCAGGGCGCGAGCGAGTTGGAGCAGTCGCCGATGGCGCCGTACGAGCTCCCCGAGATCGTCGTGATCTACCAGCAGAACATCGAGGCGATCTGCCGAAGCGACGCCGAGATCATCGACGAGGTTCGCAAGACCGTCATCCACGAGGTCGGTCACCACTTCGGGCTCAGCGACGAGGAGATGGAAGAATGA
- the sufC gene encoding Fe-S cluster assembly ATPase SufC, whose protein sequence is MSTELVIKDLWAQVEDKVILKGSSLTVGSGEIHALMGPNGSGKSTLANVLMGNPFYQVQRGEVLYKGEDLLAIPPDERARRGLFIAFQYPVSIPGVTMASFLRTAVSARRGMDKDKLMGLAEFQKLVKAKVEELQVDPTILGRYVNEGFSGGEKKRAEILQMAMLEPEIAIMDETDSGLDVDAVKIVAAGVNRMYELSGKTMGVLVITHYPRILKYIRPTRVHVMFDGRIVTSGTEGLAEELDQIGYDGIRAQYEKVAAEVAGEGEVRSAGKVFWVKH, encoded by the coding sequence TTGAGCACCGAGCTCGTTATCAAGGATCTGTGGGCGCAGGTTGAAGACAAGGTCATTCTGAAGGGCTCGTCGCTGACCGTCGGATCGGGCGAGATTCACGCGCTGATGGGCCCCAACGGTTCAGGCAAAAGCACGCTGGCCAACGTCCTGATGGGCAATCCGTTCTATCAAGTCCAGCGCGGCGAGGTCCTCTACAAGGGCGAAGACCTTCTGGCGATCCCCCCCGACGAGCGCGCCCGCAGGGGGCTCTTCATCGCGTTCCAGTATCCGGTGAGCATTCCCGGCGTGACGATGGCGTCCTTCCTCCGCACCGCGGTGAGCGCGCGGCGCGGGATGGACAAGGACAAGCTGATGGGCCTCGCCGAGTTCCAGAAGCTCGTCAAGGCGAAGGTCGAGGAGCTGCAGGTCGACCCGACGATCCTCGGCCGCTACGTCAACGAAGGCTTCAGCGGCGGCGAGAAGAAGCGCGCGGAGATTCTCCAGATGGCGATGCTCGAGCCGGAGATCGCGATCATGGACGAGACCGACTCCGGCCTCGACGTCGACGCGGTGAAGATCGTGGCCGCCGGCGTGAACCGCATGTACGAGCTGTCCGGCAAGACGATGGGTGTGCTCGTCATCACGCACTACCCCCGGATCCTCAAGTACATCCGGCCGACGCGCGTGCACGTGATGTTCGACGGGCGGATCGTGACGTCCGGGACCGAGGGGCTGGCCGAGGAGCTCGACCAGATCGGATACGACGGGATTCGCGCGCAGTACGAGAAAGTCGCCGCGGAAGTCGCCGGTGAGGGCGAGGTTCGCAGCGCCGGTAAGGTCTTCTGGGTGAAGCACTAG
- a CDS encoding NifU N-terminal domain-containing protein gives MDAPLTVTVQPTPNVNALKFVVNRRVTEGRSQTFTDAATAAVPLARELLGIAGVRQVFFLNDFITVTRTEGADWDAVVPRAESLIRQHLA, from the coding sequence ATGGACGCTCCGCTAACGGTGACGGTGCAGCCGACGCCTAACGTCAACGCGCTCAAGTTCGTCGTGAACCGGCGCGTGACCGAAGGCCGCAGTCAGACCTTCACCGACGCCGCGACCGCGGCGGTGCCGCTCGCGCGCGAGCTGCTCGGCATCGCCGGGGTGCGGCAGGTGTTCTTCCTCAACGACTTCATCACGGTGACCCGCACCGAAGGCGCCGACTGGGACGCGGTCGTACCGCGCGCCGAGTCGCTGATCCGGCAGCACCTCGCCTGA
- the pyrE gene encoding orotate phosphoribosyltransferase — protein sequence MRADEPDARARTWTRLARAAFLHGEFVLSSGRRSSYYIDKYLFETDPELLREISRLLAGMLPAGTTRLIGPALGGVPLATAVALETGLPFAIVRPGAKEYGTAKTIEGRVEAGDRAVVLEDVVTTGAQSVRAARTVEEAGAKVLAILAVIDRHEGGREGVEGAGFRFDALYDLAEWKP from the coding sequence GTGAGGGCGGATGAACCAGACGCGCGCGCCCGGACCTGGACGCGCCTCGCCCGGGCGGCGTTTCTTCACGGCGAGTTCGTGCTGAGTTCGGGCCGCCGCAGCTCGTACTACATCGACAAGTACCTGTTCGAAACCGATCCTGAGCTGCTGCGAGAGATCTCGCGCCTGCTCGCCGGGATGCTGCCCGCGGGCACGACCCGCCTCATCGGACCGGCGCTCGGCGGCGTGCCGCTCGCCACGGCGGTTGCGCTCGAGACCGGGCTGCCGTTTGCGATCGTGCGGCCCGGCGCCAAGGAGTACGGCACCGCCAAGACGATCGAAGGGCGCGTCGAAGCGGGTGACCGCGCCGTCGTCCTCGAGGACGTGGTGACGACGGGGGCGCAGTCGGTGCGCGCGGCCCGGACGGTGGAAGAAGCCGGGGCCAAGGTCCTTGCGATTCTCGCCGTCATCGACCGGCACGAGGGAGGGCGCGAGGGCGTGGAGGGCGCCGGCTTCCGGTTCGACGCGCTCTACGACCTGGCGGAGTGGAAGCCGTAG
- a CDS encoding cyclase family protein, translating into MPRHEDVEALVGAVTKRKIYDLEQPRTAAMPVHEAHRPGYIYQLHRRHEDTYDPERFGPRSGASGMLVMMEHTGTHIDALSHQAADLCLFGGVKLTPKIENSRGFKMHGVETMQPIVARGVLLDVCAALAHKLGEDPLPAHYRITGDDLEAAAHRAGVNVRPGDALLVRTGYGKIWDDAPRYLAAAGVGRSGSEWAADHKVACAACDNMTWDETEERDPKTGGQLFAHLHLIARCGIPIIENLNLEELSRDGCATFLFVCAPLKFVGATGSPVRPIAIA; encoded by the coding sequence ATGCCGCGGCACGAGGACGTCGAGGCGTTGGTTGGGGCGGTCACGAAACGCAAGATCTACGACCTGGAACAGCCGCGGACGGCGGCGATGCCCGTCCACGAGGCGCACCGGCCGGGCTACATTTATCAGCTGCACCGGCGGCACGAGGACACCTACGACCCCGAGCGGTTCGGACCGCGCAGCGGCGCATCCGGCATGCTGGTCATGATGGAACACACCGGCACGCACATCGACGCGCTGTCGCATCAGGCGGCCGACCTGTGCCTCTTCGGCGGCGTCAAGCTCACCCCGAAGATCGAGAACTCCCGCGGGTTCAAGATGCACGGCGTCGAGACGATGCAACCGATCGTCGCGCGCGGCGTGCTGCTCGACGTCTGCGCCGCCCTCGCGCACAAACTCGGGGAAGATCCGCTGCCGGCGCACTACCGGATCACCGGCGACGACCTCGAAGCGGCGGCGCACCGCGCCGGGGTCAACGTGCGGCCGGGCGACGCCCTGCTCGTACGGACCGGCTACGGCAAGATCTGGGATGATGCGCCGAGATATCTCGCCGCCGCCGGCGTGGGCCGCAGCGGCAGCGAATGGGCGGCGGACCACAAGGTCGCCTGCGCCGCCTGTGACAACATGACTTGGGACGAGACCGAGGAGCGGGACCCGAAGACCGGCGGCCAGTTGTTCGCGCACCTGCATCTCATCGCGCGCTGCGGCATTCCGATCATCGAGAACCTCAACCTCGAAGAGCTCAGCCGCGACGGATGTGCGACGTTTCTCTTCGTCTGCGCGCCGCTCAAGTTCGTCGGCGCGACGGGCTCGCCGGTGCGGCCGATCGCCATCGCCTGA
- a CDS encoding TetR/AcrR family transcriptional regulator: MSKTQQREDTRRKILDSAAQVFASKGFHGSVVDDIVKASGTSKGAVYFYFESKEQIFFSLVEDYVSTLAQEMQLAVQHGRGLVAQVEAAIATLVRSFQVHRALARIVLLDWPMAGAEFQGKRIALKGMLVEILRGYLDRAVQDGRIDPQDTELAAYVWIGAIGEVVVRWLNTGRPAPLEDVIAPLTRLLLNSVGLVPTPSAAP; encoded by the coding sequence TTGAGTAAAACGCAGCAACGAGAAGATACTCGCCGGAAAATACTCGATTCAGCCGCTCAGGTGTTCGCCAGTAAGGGGTTCCACGGGTCGGTCGTCGACGACATAGTCAAGGCTTCCGGCACCTCCAAGGGTGCCGTTTATTTTTACTTCGAGAGCAAAGAACAAATCTTCTTTTCTCTCGTCGAGGACTACGTGTCCACGCTGGCCCAAGAGATGCAACTGGCCGTTCAGCACGGGCGCGGACTTGTCGCCCAGGTCGAGGCGGCGATCGCGACCCTCGTGCGCAGCTTCCAGGTTCACCGCGCGCTCGCGCGCATCGTGTTGCTCGACTGGCCGATGGCGGGCGCCGAGTTTCAGGGAAAGCGCATCGCGCTCAAAGGCATGCTGGTGGAAATCCTGCGCGGGTACCTGGACCGGGCCGTGCAGGACGGCCGCATCGACCCCCAGGACACCGAACTGGCCGCGTACGTCTGGATCGGCGCGATCGGCGAGGTGGTCGTGCGCTGGCTGAACACCGGCCGGCCCGCGCCGCTCGAGGACGTCATCGCGCCGCTGACCCGTCTGCTGCTGAACAGCGTCGGTCTCGTGCCCACGCCGTCGGCGGCGCCGTGA